TGCGGGTGCTATGTCCAACCCGGAATTCATTTCAATTCAATACCTGCTCGACAGCAGCACGGCAGACCGCCTGTTTCGAACTGCAAGCGGATTTGAATCCGCCTTTCCCCAGCGCATCTCTCCGATCCGGCCGCGCGAGCATCGATCTCACCCACAAGGGGACGCCCGTCCATGACCGTTTCTTTCTGGATCATTATTGCTGTTTTTCTGGTGGCCGCCGGTGGGGGATGGCATCTCTTCCGCCTTCAGAATCGCAAGATTCGAAAACTCAAACGCTCCCTGCTGGAAGCCCATCACAAGACCCATCAGCAGCAGGAAACCCATACGGAAAGCCTAACCCATTGGGAGCAGACCGAAGAAAAACTGCGCGGCTTCCTCCAACTGATGGACACCCTGTTGAACACCATCCCCAACCCCATCTATTACAAGGATGCCCAGGGCATTTACCAGGGCTGCAACCAGGTGTTCGCCAAGAAGGTGTTGGGCCTTACCCGCGATCGCATTATCGGCAAACGCCCCCAGGAACTGACCGAGGCCATGCCCGCCGACCTGGCCGCCGTGTACCAGCGCGAAGAACATATCATGCTCGAAAAAGCCGGCTTCCATTCCTTCGAGGCCCCGGTGCAATGCGCCGACGGTCAGCGCCGCGATTTTCTATTCAGTCTGGCGCCAGTCCTGGACCGTGAGGGACGGGTAGACGGAAGCGTGGCCGTGCTTGCGGATCTGACCGAAAAGAACCGGGCCGCCCAGCATCGCATTCAAAAGGAAAAGCTGGAAGGCGTGCTGGAAACCGCCGGCGCCGTCTGCCACGAATTCAACCAACCCCTGCAGGCCATTTCCGGCTACACGGAACTGATGGCCATGAAGCTGGACGGTCACGACGCCCGACCCTACATCGACAAGCTCACCGCCCAGATCGAACGCATGCGCGATATTACCGACAAGCTCCAGGGCGTCACCCGCTACGAGACCAAAGACTATGCCGGCAATACGAAAATCATCGACATCAACAAAGCGTCCAAGCCGCAAAAAACCATTGGCTGAACCGCCATGATCGCTATCCTGGCAGCCAACTTCGTGGTGCTGGTTCATCTATCGTTCATTTTGTTCGTCGTCCTGGGCGGTATTCTTGCACTGCGGTGGCGCAAAATCGCTCTGGTGCATCTTCCCTGCGTTTTGTGGGGCGTGATGATCGAATGGGTCGGGTGGCTGTGCCCGTTGACGCCTTTGGAGTATCGCCTGCGGAGACTGGCCGGGGATGCCGGATACAGCGGGGGTTTTGTCGACCACTACATCATGCCGCTGGTCTATCCGGCGGGATTGACGCGAAACATGCAGATCGGACTTGGCGTCTTTGTTCTCGTGATGAATCTGCTCGTTTATGGCCGGGTGCTGATGGTTCAACAACAACGCAAAAAGAAGGCCTCAAACAGATAGCAGCCGAACGATTGGATCCATGGGGCGTTTGCACCCTCCCGCATTCCCTACTGTTATGGAATGTTTTTTATGGAACTGCCGTGCCTGCTGGGTGGTTCTTGCTAAAGGTATGCCCGATTAGCCGAACACATACCGGAGTTGCTCCATGCGCTGGGGAATCTCCGCTAAAGCATCGTCCCTCATCCGCTCGTCGATCCCCAGATCCTCCATCGCTTGTGTGATCGTTTCCGGCGCGTCCAGGCCAAGGCCGAACCCGGCGGCCCTGGCCAGCAGGTCGGCCTGTTGAAGGATTTGAAGCGCTCGGGGCGTCGTTTCCGGGTCGTCCATGCGATGGTGTCGCCTAACCAGATTGGCAAAGGTTTCCGGGTAGCTCATTTTTTCCAGAATGGCCGCCCCGAGCTGCTCGTGATGGCTTTTCATGGCTGCGTGCAGGTCATCCAGGTCCACTTCCTGGTTTCCCTTTTTCCGTTGCACCATCTCACCGGCCACCTGGATCATCAGTAGCTTGCCGATGTCGTGCAGCAAGCCGATGGAAAAAATATCTTCCTCCACCTTCCATCCAAGCCGCTGCGCCACCCAGTCCGCCGTGTGCGCACAGGCCAGAGAGTGCCACCAGAGCCTTTCGACCATCTCTTTGTACGGACGGTGGTTGGTGGCAAAATAGCCCCGGCAGCAGATGGACATGACCACTTCACGGGTCCGGTCAAGCCCCAGGCGGCTGGTGGCCTGGGTAAGGTTCGCACTCTTTTCTACGCCGCGGTAATAGGCCGAATTGGAGGCACGGATCAGTTTGATGGCCACCGCCAGGTCCTGCTGGAGCAGTTCCACAACGTCTTTGATCTCCGCGTTGCAATCGATCATCTGCCTTAACTTCATGGCGATTTTCGGCGCCGGCGGCAGACTCGGATCTCCTTTTGCAATCTTTCGGTTGATTGTATCCAGAATGGCGGACATCTCGATGACGGTTACGGCAGGGGTGGAGCCTTCCGCTGATCCCGACCGGCTTTCCAGCAGGCCGTATTTTTTTATCTTGCCGAACAGCAGGTTTTTTTCCAAGGGTTTAGCGAGAAATTCATCGGCACCCTTCATCAGGCAATCCGTCTTCAGTTGCCGTCCGGACAAGGCCGTGGTCACAAAAATGCGGGCCTTATTCTCCGTTGGCACCGCCAGCTGCGCCTCAATCTCTCTCAACGCCGTAAGTATCGAGGTTTCCTGGCTGTCCGTCGATTCGATATCGACCAATAGCAGCTCATACGGCTTGCCGGCCTCGATCGCTTTCCGGAAGGCGGTTTCCGCGGAGGAACCATCCTGGGCCTCGTCGCACCCCCCCATGCTTTGCAAAAGCAGTGTTGCATCGGCCTTGCTTGAAGGATCGCTGTCGGCAACCAATATTCGCACGGTCTGCTCCAGTGGTTAAAATTTAACGCATTCCCCTCGTGCTGACCGAAACGGTAAACCAAGCCTTGAATCCCGTCAGCGAAAAACTGTTTATAATCACATTGTACGGTCAATTCAAGGTTTTCGGCGGTTTTTATTTTCAAATAGCAAGACCTCCAGGAGCGTGATCCGACTCCTGATGGGCGAAGATGGCCCGGTACGTGAACCTTGACATCATCGATCCGTTTTTGGCAAAAATCCTTTAAAAATATGAACAGGAGCACTTAACCAACACGATCCGAATCTTGCAAAACCATTCACAGACAACTCAATAGGAGAGCCAAAATGTTGAAATTAGGAGAAAAAGGCGCCATTTTGCAGCGAGACAAACAGACCTATGCCATCGCCCCGCACATTCCCTGTGGCGTGGTCACTCCCCAGTTGTTGCGCACCATCGCCGATGTGGCTGAAAAATACGAAGCCCAGGCCATAAAGATCACCGGTGCCACCCGGGTGGCGATCGTGGGATTGAAGGAAGAAGACATCGATGCGGCCTGGAACGAATTGCAGCTGGAAAAAGGTGCCGCAGTTGGCCTGTGCGTACGCAGTGTGCGGGCCTGTCCGGGAACCACGTTCTGCCGGCTGGGCAAACAGGACGCCCTTGGCATCGGCATGCAGTTGGACAAAAAATACCACAGCCTGCTGCTGCCGGGAAAATTCAAAATGGCCGTATCCGGCTGCCACTTGAGCTGCGCTGAATCCTGGGTGCGGGACATCGGCCTGATCGGCCAGAAAGAGGGTTGGCAGATGGTGGTCGGCGGCAACGTCGGGGCGGCGCCTCGAATTGCCCAGGAACTGGCGGTGGGGCTGGACGACAAGCAGGTTCTGGAAGCCGTGGAAAAAACCGTGCAATGCTACCGCGACGTGGCCAACAAGGGCGAACGGCTGGGTAAGACCATCGACCGACTGGGACTGGAGCCCTTCATCGAAGCCCTGTCCTGAAACGCCATATCGGAAAATACCTGGCGACAAGCGCACAAACAAAAAAGGGGAAATCGCATTTGGTTTGCGATCTCCCCTTTTTTGTTGGAGGGTTTTTTATGCCGGCAGATCGATGGCCGTTTCTGCCTTGAATGGAAAATAAGCGCTGCGATGGATCAATTCAAGGCAACCTTTTCAAATTCTTCTCAGGCTGCTGCCAAAAACCATGAGTCCGGCACCGAAAAGAATCATGTTAACGGGCTCGGACAGCATGTTCATCGGCAACGCGCCGGAGCCGATAAAATCGGCGAAGGCACCGGCATTGAGCAATGGAAAAACGACCAGTACAAGGATCAGGGCAATCAGCACGGCTGTCTTTTTCACGATTATCACTCCCGCTATGATCAAGTTGAATCGATTGTCTGTTTGGTTTGGAATTTCCAGCTTCCTTTCCGGCAATAGAGCAAAGGAAATGCCAAGGTCGGTCGCACCTAGAAAAAATAGGCTCATAAAATTAAATTTACCATTTAATTCAGTAAGATAAACGGCCAGTTGGATCAACGGGAAAACCGAGAAAAACGAAGGTTCAGAACGAAGGCCCCCAGGAAATATGGGGAGAACTTCTCAGGAATAGAGAAATTGTGAAAATATTTACATAGTATGCGTTGGCTGGCTTGGTTTTCCGCCCAACTGACCGCAAGCCGCCATGATGGACCCGCCTTTTTCTCCCCGCCGCCTGACGAAGATCTTCTCCGCCACCAGCCAGGAACGAAACTGCTCATAGGCTTCCGGGGAAGGCGCATGCAGGTCGGAACCGGGCGTCGGGTTGTAAGCGATCAGGTTCAGTTTGACGCGCAGGGGCGCAAGATAGCGGGCCAGGGCGCGGGCGTGCTCCGGACGGTCGTTGATGCCCTGGATTAATACATACTCCATGAAGAATGCGGATTTTTTTCTCAACGGGTAGGTGAGCAGTGCTGCCTTCAGGGCGGCCATGGGATTGTTCCGGTTCACCGGCATGATCCGGGAGCGGATCTCATCGTCAGGGGCGTTGAGAGATACGGCCAGGTTGACCGGCCCGTCCTCCAGCCGGGCAAGGCGGTTGATGCCGTCGATAAGGCCCGCCGTGGAAACCGTCATGTACCGTCGGGCGATGTCCATCCCGCGCTGATCCTCAAGCACCCGGATCGCCTGGACCACGTTGTCCAGGTTGTCCAGCGGCTCTCCCATGCCCATGAAAACCACATTGCGCACGTCAACGCCGAGCCCGTGCCGGGCGGCGAAAACCTGCGCCACGATTTCCCCCGCATCCAGGTTGCGGATCAGCCCCATCTTGCCGGTCCGGCAGAAACGGCAGCCCATGCGGCAGCCGACCTGGGAGGAAACGCACAGGGTATGGCGCCGGTGCATGGGGATGATCACCGATTCGATATCCAGGCCGTCGGCCAGCCGGGTGACGAATTTAACCACCCCGCCGTCGTCGACCCGTTTCACCACCTTGCCCCGCACCGGCCCGCCATCGGCTGCCAACGGATCGAGCCACTCGGGAAAACGCCCCGCGGTGTCCAGGCCCCCCGGATCGGCGATGCCGTCTTTCATGATCCGGCGGTATACCGGACTGCTGTAATGGGCCGTTTTGCCGTACCGCTGGAAAGCGGTCTCCACGAACTGATCGTGGGTAAGGGAAAAAGGGTCCAACAGCCGGTTGTGCCGGATAGCGGTATTCATGCACGCCCCTCAATATGTTTTTCATTTCAGTCGTAAATATGATAAACAACCTGCTTTCGAAAAAAGCAGTTAAACAATAACCATTTAAAATTAATAGCGAAAGTGAAAAATGAGATCCAACGATGTTGCTGCGATTGTTCTGATCCTGGTTTTAGCGATTCCCTCAGTCTGTTTCGGAAGCGGTTTTTACACGGCCGACCAAAGCGCCAAGGCAACCGGCTTGGGAACGGCGAATGTCGCTTCCGTCGATGACGCCTCCGCCGCCTACTTCAACCCGGCCGCCCTGGTCGATCTGGATGGCGCCAATATTACGGGCGGTGTAGCCGTTTATGACATCACCGGCCAGTTCAAGAGCGACAACGGCACCAACGCCCAACTGGAAGACTCCCTGATCCCCTTGCCATACCTGCATGCAGCAGTTAAAACCAGCGAAAAAACAGCCATCGGCCTGGCCGTTGTCAGCGATTTCGGTCTGGCAACCGACTGGGAAGACGATTGGGAGGGGCGGTTCATTACCGGAGCAACCTACGCCGAGTCCCAGGCGATTACCATAAATCCCGTTTTCGCCTATAAAATCTCGCAACGCTTGAGTGTGGCTGCGGGTCCCATTTTGCGATACTTTTCCTTCGACCTGCAAAACCAGGTTCCCAATCTTCTCGGCGGATACGGGGTTGGACCCGCCGTTGCCGAAACCGGATCACAGGTGGAAGGGGAGGACTGGGGCTATGGCTTTTCCGTTGCCCTGAAGGCGCAGCTCACCGAGGCAATCCATTTCGGCGTCTCTTACCGGAGCAAGACGGAGCACACCCTCTCCGGCGACTTTACCATCGACGACCAGGGCGTCAACGGCTACACGAACTGCCCCATAGAAGCCGAGGTCACCCTGCCCGCCTATGCGGATATCGGCCTGTCCTGGCATCGGGACCGCTGGACCGTCTCGGCGGCGGTGTTGTGGACCCAGTGGTCCGACTACGACGAACTGAAGGTTACTTTCGGACAAACCCAGGGCGTTGCCGGCCTGAACCAGACGGACGGCTATACGATGACCACCTCCTGGGACGACACCTGGACGTACAAACTGGGCGTCGAATATGCCCTCAACCCGACCTGGAGTTTGCGCGGCGGCATCATTTACGATCCGACGCCCGTTCCGGACGACACCCTGGACCCGCTGGTTCCCGTTGGAGATCGACTTGATTTTACCTTCGGTCTGGGGTTTGATAGGGGGGCTTGGCACATCGATGCGGCCTATCTTCTGGTTACCAGCGAAAACCGCCGCTTCGACAACGCCAATGGTGATTTCAGTGCTTGGGGCATGCAATCGGTCTCCGGGGAATTCGAGGATTTCGTCACCCATGCCCTGGCGATCAGTGCGAGTTACCGCTTCTAAATAGAGGAAAAATCATGACCGAAAATGCAACCACACCAGCCGGCAACTTCATCACCGCCATCATCGAAGCGGATCTCGCTGCCAACAAGAACGACGGCAAGGTGGCTACCCGCTTTCCCCCGGAGCCCAACGGTTACCTGCACCTCGGCCATGCCAAGTCCATCTGCCTGAATTTCGGGGTGGCCAAGACCTACAACGGCACCTGCAACCTGCGCTTCGACGACACCAACCCCACCAAGGAAGATGTCGAATATGTGGATGCCATCATGAAGGACGTTCGCTGGCTGGGATTCGACTGGGAAGAGCGCCTGCATTACGCCTCGGACTATTTCGAACAGCTTTATGAGTTCGCCCTGCAGCTCATCCGGTCCGGCAAGGCCTATGTGGATGATTTAAACGCCGACGAAATCCGGGAATACCGGGGCACCCTGACCGAGCCGGGCAAAGAAAGCCCCTGGCGCAACCGCAGCATCGAAGAGAATCTGGATCTGTTCAAACGTATGCGGGCCGGCGAATTCGAGGACGGCTCCCGGGTGCTGCGGGCCAAGATCGACATGGCCCACCCGAACCTGATCATGCGGGACCCCACCTTGTACCGCATCCGCAAGGCCCACCATCACCGTACCGACGACAAGTGGTGCATCTACCCCATGTACGACTTCACCCACTGCCTGTCGGACAGCATCGAGGGCATCACCCACAGCCTCTGCACCCTGGAATTCGAAAACAATCGGGCCCTGTACGATTGGGTGCTGGACAATGTCGAGGCACCCTGCCATCCCCAGCAGATCGAATTCGCCCGGCTGAACCTGAGCTACACGGTGCTGAGCAAGCGCAAGCTGATCCAGCTGGTGGATGAAGGCCAGGTCAGCGGATGGGACGATCCGCGTATGCCCACCATCTGCGGCATACGGCGCCGAGGCTTCACGCCCGAGGCCCTGCGTAACTTCTGCGATCGCATCGGCCTGGCCAAGCGCGACAGCGTGGTGGACGTGGCCCTTTTGGAGTTTAGCGTCCGCGAGGATCTGAACAAGCGGGCCCCCCGGGTCATGGGCGTGCTGCGGCCGCTCAAGGTGGTCATCGAAAACTACCCCGAAGGCCAGGTAGACGAACTCGACGCCATCAACAATCCCGAAGATCCGGATGCCGGCACGCGCAAAGTCCCTTTTTCCCGTGAAATCTACATCGAACGTGACGATTTCATGGAAAACCCGCCCAAGAAATTCTTCCGCCTGGGTCCGGGCCGCGAAGTGCGACTGCGCTACGCCTTTTTCGTCACCTGCACCGATGTGATCAAAGACGAAAAAACCGGCGAAGTAATCGAGCTGCGCTGCACCTACGACCCGGCCACCCGCGGCGGCGACGCCCCGGACGGCCGCAAGGTCAAGGCCACCCTGCACTGGGTCTCGGCCGCCCACGCCGTGGATGCCGAGGTGCGGCTTTATGACCGGCTCTTCGACAAACCCAACCCGGACGAGAAGGTGGACGGCAAGACTTACAAGGACTTCATCAACCCCGATGCCCTGGAAGTCTTAAAGGGCTGCAAACTGGAGCCCTGCCTGGCCGATGTGGAGCCGGGTTATTTCTGCCAGTTCGAACGTCTGGGGTACTTTTGCGTGGACAGCAGGGACTCGGCGCCCGGCGCCCTGGTGTTCAACCGTACCGTCACCTTGCGCGACGCCTGGGCCAAGCTGCAGAAGAAAGGAAAATAAGACCACCTTGATAGACAACGCATTGACCGTCAAAATCAAGGTGCCGATGACAGAGAAAACCGAGGCCCAGGCTCAAGCATGAACGTCATGGATGAGAATCGCCAGATTGAAATATACCTTACGGAAGACGGCCAAACCGAAATTCAGGTCCGCCTCAGGCAGGAGTCCTTGTGGCTGTCGCAGGCGCAAATGGCTGAACTGTTTGACAAGGACTCGGACACCATTGGTCTCCATCTAAAAAACATATATAAATCCGGAGAGTTGGACGAAAAGGCAACTACCGAGGAATCCTCGGTAGTTCGTCAAGAGGGAAAACGCCGGGTCCGTCGCAGTATCAAATTTTATAATCTGGATGCTATTATTTCAGTTGGATACAGGGTAAATTCGAAAAAAGGGACCCGATTTCGGATTTGGGCTACCCAGCGTTTGCGCGAGTATCTGGTCCAGGGTTACAGCATCAACCGCCAACGCTTCGAACAAAATGCTGCCGAGCTGCAGCAGGCCCTGGCGCTTATCCGAAAAGCCGCCCGGTCACCTGCCCTGGAAACGGAAATGGGGCGGGGGCTGGTGGATATTATCAGCCGTTACACCCAGACATTTCTCTGGTTGCAACGCTACGACGATGGCCTGCTGGAGGAACCGGACGGTCAAGCCGGAGGTGCTTTGCCGTCGTCTGAACAAGCCATGGCATCCATTAGTGATTTGAAACAACAGCTTGTCGCCCGTGGTGAGGCCACGGGACTGTTTGCCCAGCTCCGGGAAGTTGATGGCCTATCCGGTATTTTTGGAAACCTTGAACAAACCGTATTCGGCGATCCTGCTTACCCGACCATTGAAAGCAAAGCCGCCCATTTACTCTATTTCATCGTCAAAAACCATCCCTTTAGCGACGGCAATAAGCGGATCGGCGCCTTTCTTTTTGTTGATTTTCTGAATCGGAACGCTCGCCTGTTTGCAGAAAAAGATCAACCGGTGATCAACGATACCGGCCTGGCCGCGTTGACCCTGTTGGTGGCGGAATCCGCCCCCAGGCAAAAGGAAACCCTGATCAAACTGATTATGAACCTGTTGTGTGCGGAAAACAGATAATGAGAAAAGGGTCCCATAATTGATGGGCTCGTAAAAAGCTTTTTCAGGCCACCTGTGACCACACACCCGAAAATAAGGTGTGGGTTCGTTGGAGCGGCTTCCAGCCGCGATAATTGCCGGCCGAATCGCGGCTGGAAGCCGCTCCAGCAAAAGACCGCCCACGAACAGATGCCTCTTCCTTAAAAAGCCCTTTGCCATTGGGGCGTTGCAGATGACAATGAACACCAAAAAGAACGCCCACGATTTCCGAGCGCTGCGCGTGCTGGTCATCGAGGACAACCCGGATGTGGCTGCCAACATCGGCGATTTCCTTGCGGACAAGGGCCATGTCGTCGATTTTGCCTACGACGGCATCTCGGGCCTTCATCTGGCCGTCACCCAAGCCATCGATGCAATCGTCCTCGATATCATGCTGCCGGGCATGGATGGCATGACGCTTTGCCGTCGCTTCCGGGAGGAAGCGGACAAACCGACGCCGATTTTAATGCTCACGGCCAAGGACACCCTGGCCGACAAACTCGAGGGATTCGATGCCGGCGCCGACGACTATCTGCTGAAGCCCTTTGCTCTAGAAGAGCTGGTCGCACGCCTGCAGGCCCTCGTTCGGCGCGCGTCCCCCGATTCGCCGTCCATTATCGAAGTCGGCCCCGTGCGGGTAGACATGGATCGGCGCATCGTAACCAAGGCCGGGGAAGCCGTCTCCTTGAACCGGACCTGCTTTCGCATCCTGGTCGAATTGATGCGCTGCGCGCCGAAGGTGGTCACGCGCGACGACCTGGAGCACCTGCTGTGGGGAGACTTCAAACCGGCCAGCGACGCCCTGCGAAGCCATATCTACGCGCTGCGCAAGGCCCTGGACGAATCGGGGGAGGCATCGCTGATCGAAACCGTCGTGGGGGTCGGTTTCAGGATGAGAAGCGAGACATGAAAGCCCCCAGGCCCCTGAGAACCCGCATCGTTTTTTATTTCTGCGGCTATCTCGCCGTATTGCTCACTTTGTACTCAGGGGCGCTGGTGAGCATTTTTCGCGGTGCGGAGGACCTTTCCTTTAACCGGCAGCTTGAAGAAATTGCCGGCAGGCTGGCACGACATGTCGAGGACCATGGAGAACTGCCTGACTACCTTCCCATGCACGTTTCGGCCTACATCGGCTTGGCGAAGGTTCCGCCGCCGCTCCAGGATTTCGTGGAACGCCGGGGGCCCGGCGTTTTCGAGATCAACAAGGACGATCTCGGCTACCATGCGGCCCTCGTTGTCCTGCAACCGTCCGGCAAAATGCTCTATGCGTTCTACGATGTCTCCTCCATCAAGGCCACGGACCGTTTCGAATCCAACATGGCCATTGCCTTGATCGCCATCGGGCTGGCCGTGCTGGTTATGGGCTGGCTGCTCGCCCGCTCCCTGTCAGATCGAATTCTCAATCCGATCACCGACCTGGCCGAAGAAGTTCAAGCGCTCTCGCTGGAGGAAGACACCCGGGCGCTGCGGTCGACGCCCGCCGCAGACGAGGTCGGAACCCTTGTCCGGACCATCAATCAACTCCTGGAGCGCATCGCGGCCTTCAGCCGACGCGAGCGTGAGTTTACCGCCCATGCAAGCCACGAACTCAGAACGCCGGCAACCGTCATCAAGGGGGCTGTGGAGATTTTAGAGGAGCGGATTGCCAAAGAAGATACGCGGCTTGGCCGGCCGCTGGGGCGGATCAACCGGGCGGTCACGGACCTCGATCGGCTGATCGATACCTTTTTGATTCTGGCCCGGCAGGAAAAACATCCGGACAAGGAAGAGAACTGCGATCTTCAAGCCATGGCCAAACAGGTGGTTGCCGCCTACGAGGATTTGCTGGAGGCCAAACCCGTAACGGCAAGCGTCCGGGTTTTGGAAGCGGGCTGGATTACGGCGCCTGCCTCCCTGCTTACCATTGCCCTGGGCAATCTCGTGCGCAACGCCTTTCAGTATACGATGAAGGGCCAGGTTGAAGTAATCGTACGCGCGGACCGCGTCTGTGTAATCGATAACGGCCCGGGAGTGGATTTCTCCAGCAAAGGAAGGGGCTTGGGATTAACCATTGTCCGGCGGATTTGCGAAACCATGGACTGGCGCTTTACCATCGCCGGGGAACCGGCCGGCGGGACCCGGGCGGAGTTGATCTTTTCAGGGGAGCAGGGCGAAGGACAGACAAACCCAATCCAGCCCGAGTACAGCAAGCACAAGCCATAATACCACTTTCTGTTTTACCGGCATTCTCTTCTCCTTGAGAAAATCCCTAAAAGGCCCGGCACGAAAACCAATGTGATGACGGTTCCGAAGACCAGTCCGAAAGCGATGGATATGGCCGCCGGAATTAAAAACTGCGCCTGTTCGGACCGTTCCAGCATCAACGGCACCAAGCCGAAAAAGGTGGTGGCCGATGTGAGCAGAATCGGCCGAAAGCGATGGCAGGCCGCATCGACAACGGCGTTTCGGTGGATTGTGCCCGCGGCGCACTGCCGGTTATAGGTCGTAATCAACACCAGGGCGTCGTTGACCACAACCCCGGCCATGGCAACGATGCCGATCGCTGAGATTATCGAAAGGTCGCAGCCCAGCAGAATATGGCCCCAGATGGCGCCAACGCAGCTGAACGGAATGACGGACAGGATGAGGATCGGCTGCACATACGAGTTATAGTGCAGCACCAGCAGCAGATACATCGCGCCTAAAGCCAGTAAAAATCCGTCCCCCAGCCCGGCCAGCGCTTCGTCCGCTTCCTCTTCCTCCCCGCCGACAATGACAGACACCTCCGGAAAGGCCTCCATGAGCCGCGGCAGGATCGTTTCCTTCAGAACCTCCTCCACAGCATCATCGCTGATGCCGAAGGGGATATCCGCGGTAACGGGGAAGATGCGCTTGCCGTCCCGTCTGACCAGGCTGGTAAAAGCCAGGGTTTGCTCGATGTCGGCCACCGCCGCCAGGGGGACCAGGGCGCCTGCCGGGGTTTTGAGCAATACGGACGGAAGCGAACCGTAACGGCTGCGCTCCTTTTCGTCCAGACGCACCATCACCTTGATTTCATTGCCGTCCCTTACGAAGCGCAGGGCTTCGGCGCCGTGATAGCGGTGGCGAACCTGTCTGGCCACCGCCTCTGCCGAAAGGCCCATGCGCAGGCCGCTTTCCTTCAGGGCGATTTCCAATTCCGGCTTGCCGGCGCGGATACCATCGTCGATGGCGGTCAGGCAGGAAACGGCCCGCATGCGTTCGCCCAACCAAAGCGCCGCCTGGCGGGCCGTCGCCGTGTCCGGATGAAAGACGCCCAGGCGAATGGGTTCGCCGCCGGTGACGTTGGTCTGCCCGGTAATGTTCAGCGACTCCAGCGCTTCCGGCTCTCCGAATGCCTGCCGCCAGGCGTGGGCGAACGCGGGCCCGGAAAGGTTGCGTTCGCTTTCCGGCGGCAGGGCGACCAAAGCGGAAATGTAGTGGGACCCGATCATGGTTTCCACTTCGACCTCGCCGCCTTCCAGGCGCGTTCCAATCAGGGAGAACACGCCGGGCGACGCCATACCGTTGGCCTTCAGCACATCGTTGGCCGCCGCCACCAGTTCGCGCCGCACGATCAGGGATCGGCTTTTGGGCGTCCCGTAAGGCAGGGTGGCCTGGGCCATGACGCAGTCTGCTTCGATGGTGGGCGTGAAACTGAAGCCCAGCAATCCGCCGACAATACCGCCTATGGTGATGAGCAGAAGGGACAGGGCCATGGCGATGGAAACGCCCGGACAATCCAGGTTGTAATGCATGAAATTCCGGAAAGGTCCCTGGACGAAGGTCTTCAGCCGTGCGTTGACCGCCCGTTGGGGACGGGCCAGGAGCGTCAGCCAGCGGCGTTGCGAATG
This window of the uncultured Desulfosarcina sp. genome carries:
- a CDS encoding glutamine--tRNA ligase/YqeY domain fusion protein; protein product: MTENATTPAGNFITAIIEADLAANKNDGKVATRFPPEPNGYLHLGHAKSICLNFGVAKTYNGTCNLRFDDTNPTKEDVEYVDAIMKDVRWLGFDWEERLHYASDYFEQLYEFALQLIRSGKAYVDDLNADEIREYRGTLTEPGKESPWRNRSIEENLDLFKRMRAGEFEDGSRVLRAKIDMAHPNLIMRDPTLYRIRKAHHHRTDDKWCIYPMYDFTHCLSDSIEGITHSLCTLEFENNRALYDWVLDNVEAPCHPQQIEFARLNLSYTVLSKRKLIQLVDEGQVSGWDDPRMPTICGIRRRGFTPEALRNFCDRIGLAKRDSVVDVALLEFSVREDLNKRAPRVMGVLRPLKVVIENYPEGQVDELDAINNPEDPDAGTRKVPFSREIYIERDDFMENPPKKFFRLGPGREVRLRYAFFVTCTDVIKDEKTGEVIELRCTYDPATRGGDAPDGRKVKATLHWVSAAHAVDAEVRLYDRLFDKPNPDEKVDGKTYKDFINPDALEVLKGCKLEPCLADVEPGYFCQFERLGYFCVDSRDSAPGALVFNRTVTLRDAWAKLQKKGK
- a CDS encoding Fic family protein, with protein sequence MGRGLVDIISRYTQTFLWLQRYDDGLLEEPDGQAGGALPSSEQAMASISDLKQQLVARGEATGLFAQLREVDGLSGIFGNLEQTVFGDPAYPTIESKAAHLLYFIVKNHPFSDGNKRIGAFLFVDFLNRNARLFAEKDQPVINDTGLAALTLLVAESAPRQKETLIKLIMNLLCAENR
- a CDS encoding response regulator transcription factor, with the translated sequence MNTKKNAHDFRALRVLVIEDNPDVAANIGDFLADKGHVVDFAYDGISGLHLAVTQAIDAIVLDIMLPGMDGMTLCRRFREEADKPTPILMLTAKDTLADKLEGFDAGADDYLLKPFALEELVARLQALVRRASPDSPSIIEVGPVRVDMDRRIVTKAGEAVSLNRTCFRILVELMRCAPKVVTRDDLEHLLWGDFKPASDALRSHIYALRKALDESGEASLIETVVGVGFRMRSET
- a CDS encoding HAMP domain-containing sensor histidine kinase, whose protein sequence is MKAPRPLRTRIVFYFCGYLAVLLTLYSGALVSIFRGAEDLSFNRQLEEIAGRLARHVEDHGELPDYLPMHVSAYIGLAKVPPPLQDFVERRGPGVFEINKDDLGYHAALVVLQPSGKMLYAFYDVSSIKATDRFESNMAIALIAIGLAVLVMGWLLARSLSDRILNPITDLAEEVQALSLEEDTRALRSTPAADEVGTLVRTINQLLERIAAFSRREREFTAHASHELRTPATVIKGAVEILEERIAKEDTRLGRPLGRINRAVTDLDRLIDTFLILARQEKHPDKEENCDLQAMAKQVVAAYEDLLEAKPVTASVRVLEAGWITAPASLLTIALGNLVRNAFQYTMKGQVEVIVRADRVCVIDNGPGVDFSSKGRGLGLTIVRRICETMDWRFTIAGEPAGGTRAELIFSGEQGEGQTNPIQPEYSKHKP